The following are encoded together in the Pseudodesulfovibrio indicus genome:
- a CDS encoding substrate-binding periplasmic protein — protein MGTFRLKFVLLSLCAAFLALFPARPALGDHVRFYADGLPPYAVLHDDGPPTGFAVELMGLMMHSIGEHFAPSDIKVLPWARAVHEVEIVPSSALIVLAQLPERLGRFKWVGPLDVIHIGAYARRRSGVKVERLEDLKQYSIGMVRNTSPIHILVNALPGIEKNMVMLSGIPAQLRMLREGRVDVIVQALGATERMMGDEGMAAEDYRILYRFEPLTVYFGFNRNTDDELIDRLQSALDNFKKVDASGSSPYSRLREMYLNGISPLDVEGAEGE, from the coding sequence ATGGGTACGTTCAGATTGAAGTTTGTCCTGCTTTCCCTGTGCGCAGCCTTTCTCGCCCTTTTCCCGGCCAGGCCGGCCCTGGGCGACCATGTCCGCTTCTACGCGGACGGCTTGCCCCCCTATGCCGTATTGCACGACGACGGGCCGCCCACCGGATTCGCCGTGGAATTGATGGGACTGATGATGCATTCCATCGGCGAGCATTTCGCCCCCTCCGACATCAAGGTCTTGCCCTGGGCGCGGGCCGTGCATGAAGTGGAGATCGTGCCGAGTTCCGCGTTGATCGTGCTGGCCCAGCTCCCGGAGAGGCTTGGCCGCTTCAAGTGGGTCGGTCCGCTGGACGTGATTCACATCGGGGCCTATGCCCGGCGGCGGTCCGGGGTCAAGGTCGAGCGCCTCGAAGATTTGAAGCAGTACAGCATCGGCATGGTCCGCAACACGAGCCCTATTCATATCCTGGTCAACGCCTTGCCCGGGATCGAGAAGAATATGGTCATGCTCAGCGGCATCCCCGCCCAGCTGAGGATGCTCAGGGAAGGGCGCGTTGATGTGATCGTCCAGGCCTTGGGCGCGACGGAGCGGATGATGGGCGATGAGGGGATGGCGGCGGAAGACTACCGGATTCTCTACCGGTTCGAACCGTTGACGGTCTATTTCGGTTTCAACAGGAACACGGACGACGAGCTGATCGACCGCCTGCAGTCCGCCCTGGACAACTTCAAGAAGGTGGATGCATCGGGGAGCAGCCCCTACTCCAGGCTGCGGGAAATGTATTTAAACGGGATCTCGCCCCTTGACGTCGAGGGGGCGGAGGGCGAGTGA
- a CDS encoding AsnC family transcriptional regulator: MDNYDKQILDIIQSHFPLVSRPYEDVGKQVGLTEAEVLERVRDMKKSGLIRRMGANFNSKTLGWQSTLCAASVPEDKLDEFVAEVNKHDGVTHNYLRENEFNVWFALIAPDMDAVEAILASITEATGIKILNLPADKLFKIKVDFKMDK, from the coding sequence ATGGACAATTACGACAAGCAGATACTCGACATCATCCAGTCCCATTTCCCCCTCGTTTCCCGCCCTTATGAAGACGTGGGCAAGCAGGTGGGGTTGACCGAGGCCGAGGTGCTGGAGCGGGTTCGGGACATGAAGAAGTCCGGCCTGATCCGGCGCATGGGGGCCAACTTCAACTCCAAGACGCTGGGCTGGCAATCCACCCTGTGCGCGGCGTCCGTGCCCGAGGACAAGCTCGACGAGTTCGTGGCCGAGGTGAACAAGCACGACGGCGTGACCCACAACTACCTGCGCGAGAACGAGTTCAACGTCTGGTTCGCGCTCATCGCCCCGGACATGGACGCGGTGGAGGCGATCCTGGCCTCCATCACCGAGGCCACGGGCATCAAGATTTTGAATCTTCCGGCCGACAAGCTGTTCAAGATCAAGGTCGATTTCAAGATGGACAAATAG